One Mytilus trossulus isolate FHL-02 chromosome 5, PNRI_Mtr1.1.1.hap1, whole genome shotgun sequence DNA segment encodes these proteins:
- the LOC134717696 gene encoding uncharacterized protein LOC134717696 — MVKDEKQFYIIHLSGKQNDRISDFKSGISITNINLASVKKTKAIHNSENVLIDLKRWESFEEEQLRSDEFHKSIAEIDKNKLFPNTVTFPPFDVKAKEGDDNKTKISDKLFKNETSHVNKTDNTEKKNNQHEYDESERETSDEFNQNKILYQTPFTLPTQFESAEKDKGKLNYLEKNSADHCHVTTDVDFVCKTNNNINIDGPEGEKKLDNITIVKIDIDCKTVTCKKEGTRVDIKDIADETNGQFKVKSVNSANLCLISNKGEQQITDEIKYENKEKEQMSKDISCLNVATFLIDKTDIYQNETKTSRETERNETEKVMSTEKIAMNEKADNITKKDETQNQ, encoded by the exons ATGGTCAAAGATGAAAAACAGTTCTATATCATACATTTAAGTGGAAAGCAAAACGACAGAATATCAGACTTCAAATCAGGTATTTCAATCACGAATATCAACCTTGCAAGTGTAAAGAAG accAAAGCTATTCATAACagtgaaaatgttttaattgatcTCAAACGATGGGAAAGTTTTGAAGAGGAACAATTAAGGAGTGATGAATTCCACAAATCAATCGCtgaaattgacaaaaacaaattatttccaAACACCGTTACTTTCCCACCCTTTGACGTAAAAGCAAAGGAAGGTGAtgataataaaacaaagataTCAGATAAGCTTTTTAAAAACGAAACCAGTCATGTTAATAAAACAGACAAtactgaaaaaaagaataatcaaCACGAATATGATGAATCGGAGAGAGAAACCTCCGATGAGTTTAATCAGAATAAAATTCTTTATCAAACACCTTTCACATTACCTACACAATTTGAATCAGCCGAAAAAGATAAAGGTAAACTAAATTACCTTGAGAAAAACAGTGCAGACCATTGTCATGTCACGACCGatgttgattttgtttgtaaaacaaataacaatataaacattGATGGACCAGAAGGAGAAAAAAAACTGGATAACATAACGATTGTTAAGATTGATATTGATTGCAAGACCGTCACATGCAAAAAAGAGGGGACAAGGGTCGATATAAAAGATATAGCTGATGAAACAAATGGTCAATTCAAAGTGAAGAGTGTCAATTCGGCAaatttatgtttgatttcaaataaaggAGAACAACAGATAACTgatgaaattaaatatgaaaacaaggAGAAAGAACAGATGTCTAAAGATATAAGTTGCTTGAATGTAGCTACCTTTCTAATTGATAAAACAGATATCTATCAAAATGAAACGAAAACTTCCCGTGAAACAGAAAGAAATGAAACGGAAAAGGTTATGAGTACAGAAAAGATAGCAATGAATGAAAAGGCtgacaacattacaaaaaaagatgagACACAAAACcaatag